A part of Streptomyces sp. NBC_01210 genomic DNA contains:
- a CDS encoding DJ-1/PfpI family protein, translated as MHAQIVLFDGFDPLDVIAPYEVLYAGGTASAGAVTVELVSAEGAREVASGTGDLTLRATARLDPERADLVLVPGASGRVEEDDGKPGPDSGRQSEDEAIPVLLGRTLETGLPPLLKSAMERPGVTVSAVCGGSLVLAMAGLLEGRNATTHHMGMDLLDATGVRAVPARVVDDGDLVTGAGVTSGLDLALYLLEREVGPKVAHAVEELFSYERRGIVWRDQGPTPAAF; from the coding sequence ATGCACGCCCAGATCGTCTTGTTCGACGGCTTCGACCCGCTCGACGTCATTGCCCCCTACGAGGTCCTGTACGCCGGCGGCACCGCCTCCGCCGGCGCGGTGACGGTGGAGCTGGTCTCCGCCGAGGGGGCGCGCGAAGTGGCCAGCGGTACCGGCGACCTGACCTTGCGGGCGACGGCCCGCCTCGATCCCGAGCGCGCCGACCTCGTCCTGGTCCCCGGCGCGTCGGGCCGCGTCGAGGAGGACGACGGGAAGCCGGGACCGGACTCTGGCCGGCAGTCGGAGGACGAAGCAATTCCCGTCCTGCTGGGCCGCACCCTGGAAACCGGCCTGCCGCCCCTGCTGAAGTCCGCCATGGAACGCCCCGGGGTAACCGTGAGCGCGGTGTGCGGCGGCTCGCTCGTCCTGGCCATGGCCGGCCTCCTGGAGGGCCGCAACGCGACCACTCACCACATGGGTATGGACCTGCTGGACGCCACCGGTGTGCGAGCGGTGCCCGCGCGCGTCGTCGACGACGGTGACCTCGTCACCGGCGCCGGCGTCACCTCGGGCCTGGACCTGGCCCTGTACCTGCTGGAGCGCGAGGTGGGTCCCAAGGTCGCTCATGCCGTCGAGGAACTGTTCTCCTACGAGCGCCGAGGCATCGTCTGGCGCGACCAGGGTCCGACCCCCGCCGCCTTCTGA
- a CDS encoding DUF1996 domain-containing protein gives MRRTVRRRSKRGKRAVVASIALMLGGGGLIAVNSYASAGEGRGPWPGEWNGQQQNQTRSAGPSASTIKCPEVANGLPEVPDGARLEVDRELATLDSQITEAYQRFVDEKEQMERDPLFAQNAVLEPLKNKRAASIDRIAVAISRAAGKRPQGLDPMAPCTLQVDDADRANAGEGDGQGQDQGDGQNNGNGDQGNGNGNGGQADNGPEASDFVDIQSVKPNVRNPRTLRNASRGTFSTDCGVNANGKFNPDNVIVAPGVSNGAHHVHDYVGNQANDAFASDDDLANGRTTCRDQGDKSTYYWPVLRLQNGQKEADADADGGGKDQNVGEIQTPAQVTLNFAGSPVDKVTAMPRFLRIITGDAKAFVNGNANANASWSCTGFEDRQLKDKYPVCPEGSQVVRAFKFQSCWDGQNTDSANHRTHVAFADQNGRCPSGFRAIPQLVQRIVYDVPPPVFDGEKPAVFAVDSFPEQLHKPVTDHGDFINVFDDNLMREVVRCINDGRECGPGGPAAPPAAGVDKPEVAAGSAGKPGVTGSPDTAGGVEKPEVAAGSAGKPGVTGSPDTAGGVEKPEVAAGSAGKPGVTGSPDTAGGVEKPEVAAGSAGKPGVTGSPDTAGGVEKPEVAAGSAGKPGVTGSPDTAGGVDKPEVAAGSAAGTPGAQSPPDAGENGLAPDGSSERQAGPDGLAATGAQLWPSAAGAVLLIAGIVLLRTRTRQETARRR, from the coding sequence ATGAGGCGTACAGTGCGAAGACGCTCAAAGAGAGGCAAAAGAGCAGTCGTTGCCTCGATCGCGCTCATGCTGGGCGGGGGTGGCCTCATCGCGGTCAACTCCTACGCCTCCGCCGGCGAGGGACGGGGCCCCTGGCCCGGCGAATGGAACGGACAACAGCAGAATCAGACCCGGAGCGCCGGACCCTCCGCGTCCACGATCAAGTGTCCTGAGGTTGCGAACGGGCTGCCGGAAGTACCGGATGGGGCCAGGCTGGAGGTCGACCGCGAACTTGCCACGCTGGACAGCCAGATCACCGAGGCCTATCAGCGGTTCGTCGACGAGAAGGAGCAGATGGAGCGGGATCCGCTGTTCGCCCAGAACGCTGTCCTCGAGCCGCTGAAGAACAAGCGCGCAGCAAGCATCGACCGCATAGCCGTAGCCATCAGCCGTGCGGCAGGGAAGCGCCCGCAGGGACTGGATCCGATGGCCCCATGCACTCTTCAAGTGGATGACGCAGACAGGGCCAACGCCGGTGAGGGCGACGGCCAGGGGCAGGACCAGGGCGACGGCCAGAACAACGGCAACGGCGACCAGGGCAACGGCAACGGCAACGGTGGCCAGGCGGACAACGGCCCTGAGGCGTCCGACTTCGTCGACATCCAGTCCGTCAAGCCGAATGTCCGCAACCCGCGCACGCTCCGCAACGCCTCCCGCGGCACCTTCTCCACCGACTGCGGTGTCAACGCGAACGGCAAGTTCAACCCGGACAACGTGATCGTGGCGCCCGGTGTGAGCAACGGTGCGCACCACGTGCACGACTATGTGGGTAACCAGGCCAATGACGCCTTCGCGAGCGACGACGATCTCGCCAACGGCCGGACCACGTGCCGCGACCAGGGTGACAAGTCGACCTACTACTGGCCCGTCCTGCGCCTGCAGAACGGCCAGAAGGAGGCCGACGCGGACGCGGACGGTGGCGGCAAGGACCAGAACGTCGGCGAGATCCAGACTCCGGCCCAGGTCACGCTGAACTTCGCGGGCAGCCCGGTCGACAAGGTCACCGCGATGCCCCGCTTCCTGCGGATCATCACCGGTGACGCCAAAGCCTTCGTCAACGGCAACGCGAATGCCAACGCCTCCTGGAGCTGCACCGGCTTCGAGGACCGCCAGCTGAAGGACAAGTACCCAGTCTGCCCCGAGGGCAGCCAAGTGGTCCGTGCCTTCAAGTTCCAGAGCTGCTGGGACGGTCAGAACACCGACAGCGCCAACCACCGCACGCACGTGGCCTTCGCCGACCAGAACGGCCGCTGCCCGAGCGGCTTCCGGGCCATTCCGCAGCTCGTGCAGCGGATCGTCTACGACGTGCCGCCGCCGGTTTTCGACGGGGAAAAGCCGGCGGTGTTCGCGGTCGACTCCTTCCCTGAGCAGCTGCACAAGCCGGTCACCGACCACGGCGACTTCATCAACGTCTTCGACGACAACCTCATGCGGGAGGTGGTGCGTTGCATCAACGACGGACGAGAGTGCGGCCCCGGCGGCCCCGCCGCCCCTCCGGCCGCTGGTGTGGACAAGCCTGAGGTTGCGGCGGGTTCGGCTGGTAAGCCTGGTGTGACGGGTTCGCCGGATACTGCGGGTGGTGTGGAGAAGCCTGAGGTTGCGGCGGGTTCGGCTGGTAAGCCTGGTGTGACGGGTTCGCCGGATACTGCGGGTGGTGTGGAGAAGCCTGAGGTTGCGGCGGGTTCGGCTGGTAAGCCTGGTGTGACGGGTTCGCCGGATACTGCGGGTGGTGTGGAGAAGCCTGAGGTTGCGGCGGGTTCGGCTGGTAAGCCTGGTGTGACGGGTTCGCCGGATACTGCGGGTGGTGTGGAGAAGCCTGAGGTTGCGGCGGGTTCGGCTGGTAAGCCTGGTGTGACGGGTTCGCCGGATACTGCGGGTGGTGTGGACAAGCCTGAGGTTGCGGCGGGTTCGGCTGCCGGTACGCCTGGCGCGCAGAGCCCGCCGGACGCCGGTGAGAACGGCCTGGCGCCTGACGGCAGCAGCGAGCGACAAGCCGGACCGGACGGGCTTGCGGCTACTGGCGCCCAGCTGTGGCCTTCGGCGGCCGGAGCTGTGCTGCTGATCGCAGGCATCGTGCTGCTCCGGACGCGCACTCGCCAGGAGACCGCACGTCGTCGATGA
- a CDS encoding pyridoxal-phosphate dependent enzyme: MRGPLLHRRFPQLVTSLPYLPLGDRPTPVRELTGLAHGVSLWCKDESGFGSGGWGGNKIRKLEWILPDVQRRGTRTILTVGGLGTNWGLATALYAREQGLTTALALIDQPVDDHVRAQLERLRRSGATLHFTRTKNQTIAAAPWLFLRHATGRRLPYFLPAGGSAPVGTLGYVEAALELAAQVADGALPEPSHVVTAVGSGGTAAGLALGLRLAGLRRTRVVGVVVNHTLQLDAQAVVTLARKTERLLRRRGANLPPIQIAPDDVTMVRDWLGPGYGYATPQAVEAQRLAADSAHMELEPVYTAKALAALLAMAADGRLGTVLFLHTHGPRDGL, from the coding sequence ATGAGAGGACCGCTGCTGCACCGGCGGTTTCCGCAGCTGGTCACCTCATTGCCGTACCTCCCGCTCGGCGATCGGCCGACGCCCGTACGCGAGCTGACCGGTTTGGCACACGGGGTCTCGCTGTGGTGCAAGGACGAGAGCGGGTTCGGCTCGGGCGGGTGGGGTGGCAACAAGATCCGCAAGCTTGAGTGGATCCTCCCCGATGTGCAACGCCGTGGGACACGAACCATCCTCACAGTGGGTGGACTCGGTACGAACTGGGGCCTGGCCACGGCTCTTTACGCTCGGGAGCAGGGCCTGACCACCGCGCTCGCCCTGATCGACCAGCCGGTCGACGACCATGTCCGGGCACAACTGGAGCGGCTTCGACGGTCCGGTGCCACCCTGCACTTCACCCGTACCAAGAATCAGACAATCGCCGCCGCCCCCTGGCTCTTCCTTCGCCATGCCACGGGGAGACGGCTGCCGTACTTCCTGCCGGCGGGCGGATCCGCACCGGTCGGTACGCTCGGCTACGTCGAAGCAGCCCTCGAGCTCGCGGCCCAGGTAGCGGACGGCGCCCTGCCGGAACCCTCGCATGTGGTCACCGCCGTCGGCTCAGGAGGTACGGCCGCGGGACTGGCTCTCGGCCTCCGGCTGGCAGGGCTGCGCCGCACGCGAGTGGTGGGCGTGGTCGTCAACCACACGCTGCAGCTGGACGCGCAAGCCGTGGTCACGCTGGCCAGGAAAACCGAGCGTTTGCTTCGCAGGCGGGGCGCGAACCTTCCTCCGATCCAGATCGCGCCGGATGACGTGACGATGGTGCGGGACTGGCTGGGCCCGGGCTACGGTTACGCCACACCGCAGGCCGTTGAGGCGCAGCGACTCGCCGCCGACAGTGCGCACATGGAGCTTGAGCCCGTGTACACGGCGAAAGCGCTGGCTGCCCTGCTCGCGATGGCGGCCGACGGTCGCCTCGGCACTGTTCTGTTCCTGCATACCCACGGCCCCAGGGACGGCCTCTGA
- a CDS encoding LysR family substrate-binding domain-containing protein — MPRVSRDPPAASGRSSPPLLGHLILAVKELLPHSEVTSRCQYSPTTLLDDLAAGRLEATVLGDHPDQELPPLEGVVLNPIVTEPVFALLPTAHPLAAQEEVSLAQLMDEDWAVPRPDSDRTREYWSSVCAQAGRRPFTPYEAEGRQLIEIVRAGLAVSLCQATFIEAPGVAVRPLAGNPLWYRHVLAWHRDGALAAHGAEIHRRVAAGYLDTCAASPAYARWRERHPQSAGSAETRT, encoded by the coding sequence ATGCCAAGGGTTTCGCGCGATCCGCCCGCCGCATCGGGTCGGTCGTCGCCCCCCCTGCTCGGCCATCTCATTCTGGCCGTAAAGGAACTGCTGCCCCACTCCGAAGTGACCTCGCGCTGTCAGTACTCCCCCACGACTCTGCTCGACGATCTTGCGGCGGGCCGCTTGGAAGCGACGGTGCTCGGCGACCATCCCGACCAGGAGCTACCGCCACTCGAAGGCGTGGTGCTCAACCCGATCGTCACCGAGCCCGTATTCGCCCTCCTGCCGACGGCCCACCCGCTGGCGGCGCAGGAGGAGGTCTCTCTGGCTCAACTCATGGACGAGGACTGGGCAGTTCCCCGCCCCGACAGCGACCGCACCCGCGAATACTGGTCGTCCGTCTGCGCTCAGGCAGGTCGCCGTCCGTTCACTCCGTACGAAGCCGAGGGACGGCAGTTGATCGAGATCGTACGGGCCGGCTTGGCCGTCAGCCTCTGCCAGGCCACCTTCATCGAGGCCCCGGGCGTCGCTGTCCGTCCCCTCGCCGGAAATCCTCTGTGGTACCGGCATGTTCTGGCCTGGCACCGCGACGGCGCTCTCGCCGCACACGGTGCCGAAATCCACCGCAGAGTCGCCGCCGGCTATCTGGACACCTGTGCCGCCAGCCCTGCGTACGCACGCTGGCGAGAACGGCATCCGCAATCGGCCGGATCGGCGGAGACCAGAACCTGA
- a CDS encoding NAD(P)/FAD-dependent oxidoreductase → MLTRNTSDVIVVGAGVVGAACAYYAARAGLSVTVIDRGPVAGGSTGAGEGNLLVSDKEPGPELELAVLSTGLWRELAELLPPQIEYEPKGGLVVASGEAGMQALRDFAAGQEKAGVRSEEVPGDGLKDLEPHLAPGLAGGFHYAQDAQVMPALAAAHLLRACGDRVRLRLDEEVTGLLTTADGRVRGVHTVAGDVHAPYVVNAAGAWGGELARLAGVELPVLPRRGFVLVTEPLPRVVRHKVYSADYVSDVVSGSAALQTSAVVEGTPAGPVLIGASRERVGFDRTLSTEVLRRLAAQATALFPVLAGVRAMRTYAGFRPYLPDHLPAIGPDPRVPGLLHACGHEGAGIGLAPATGLIVARCLDGGELPLDLGPFHPGRFEAAA, encoded by the coding sequence GTGCTCACAAGAAACACCTCGGACGTCATCGTCGTCGGTGCGGGCGTGGTCGGCGCGGCCTGCGCCTACTACGCAGCTCGAGCCGGCCTCTCCGTCACCGTGATCGACCGCGGCCCCGTCGCGGGCGGCAGTACGGGTGCCGGCGAGGGCAACCTCCTGGTCTCCGACAAGGAGCCCGGACCCGAACTCGAACTCGCTGTGCTGTCCACCGGGTTGTGGCGGGAGCTGGCCGAACTGCTCCCGCCGCAGATCGAGTACGAACCCAAGGGCGGCCTCGTCGTCGCCTCCGGGGAGGCCGGGATGCAAGCCCTGCGCGACTTCGCGGCCGGACAGGAGAAGGCCGGTGTGCGGTCGGAGGAAGTCCCGGGCGACGGGTTGAAGGACCTGGAGCCGCACCTGGCCCCCGGCCTGGCAGGTGGCTTCCACTACGCCCAGGATGCGCAGGTCATGCCGGCCCTGGCGGCCGCGCATCTGCTGCGCGCGTGCGGTGACCGGGTGCGCCTCAGGCTCGACGAGGAGGTCACCGGCCTGCTCACCACGGCGGACGGACGGGTGCGGGGAGTGCATACGGTGGCCGGCGATGTGCATGCCCCGTACGTGGTCAACGCCGCCGGCGCCTGGGGTGGCGAGCTGGCCCGGCTTGCGGGCGTCGAGCTTCCCGTGCTGCCCCGCCGCGGTTTCGTCCTTGTCACCGAACCGCTGCCGCGCGTGGTGCGGCACAAGGTGTACTCCGCGGACTATGTCTCCGATGTCGTGAGCGGTTCGGCCGCGCTGCAAACCTCGGCCGTGGTCGAGGGCACCCCGGCGGGCCCCGTCCTGATCGGTGCCAGCCGGGAGCGGGTCGGCTTCGACCGTACGTTGTCGACCGAGGTGCTGCGCCGCCTGGCGGCGCAGGCCACCGCACTGTTCCCGGTCCTGGCAGGGGTCCGGGCGATGCGGACGTATGCGGGTTTCCGGCCGTACCTGCCCGACCATCTCCCTGCCATCGGCCCCGATCCGCGAGTGCCCGGCCTGCTGCACGCCTGCGGTCACGAAGGCGCGGGGATCGGGCTTGCTCCGGCCACCGGGCTGATCGTCGCACGCTGTCTGGACGGCGGTGAACTTCCCCTGGACCTGGGCCCGTTCCATCCCGGCCGCTTCGAAGCCGCCGCTTGA
- a CDS encoding (2Fe-2S)-binding protein, with product MARTPADLVGANPGPSFEITMDGSPVTALPGQSVAAALWSAGILAWRTTRKAGRPRGVFCGIGQCYDCLAVINGEPNRRACLVPARPGDVITTQEGHGHAGLSV from the coding sequence GTGGCCCGTACCCCCGCCGACCTGGTCGGGGCGAACCCCGGTCCATCGTTCGAGATCACGATGGACGGCAGTCCCGTCACCGCCCTGCCCGGGCAGTCCGTCGCCGCAGCCCTGTGGTCCGCGGGCATCCTCGCCTGGCGCACCACGCGCAAGGCGGGGCGCCCGCGGGGTGTCTTCTGCGGCATCGGCCAGTGCTACGACTGTCTCGCCGTCATCAACGGGGAGCCCAACCGCAGAGCCTGTCTGGTGCCTGCCCGTCCCGGCGACGTGATCACCACCCAGGAGGGACACGGCCATGCCGGCCTCAGCGTCTGA
- a CDS encoding NAD(P)/FAD-dependent oxidoreductase yields the protein MPASASDPYDLAVIGAGSAGLAGAVTAAELGLSVALLDASSQTGGQFYRHPAPSLKAARPEALHHDWAAFAELRRRLEQSDVSHLYGHHVWAVAKEDNGLWALHAVTGVDGTAERSVRVRARTVLLATGAYERQLPFPGWTLPGVVGAGGAQAMLKSGLVLPGRRVVVAGSGPLLLAVASSLAAAGAQVPAVIEASGYLGYARRPRALAANPQKLVEAAVHGAALLRHRVRLRTRSAVTEVHGTDRVEAVTVTRLDRDWRPVRGAGRRIECDALAVGHGLAPQIELATTLGCATRPLADGTSALALDGLQETSVPGLWAAGETGGVGGAQLARAEGELAGLASAARLYGYHVREGRVRELQRRRDRLRAFADAMTVAHAPGPGWTGWLTDDTDVCRCEEVSAGSIREAIADLGARDARTVKLLTRAGMGWCQGRMCGTAVACLAAREGAVESSAERRPFAVPVPLSVLASLDEPAGIEPDTAPGVDR from the coding sequence ATGCCGGCCTCAGCGTCTGACCCGTACGACCTCGCGGTGATCGGAGCGGGCTCCGCCGGTCTCGCGGGCGCCGTCACCGCCGCCGAACTCGGCCTGTCCGTAGCTCTGCTGGACGCCTCGTCCCAGACCGGTGGGCAGTTCTACCGGCATCCGGCGCCCAGCCTGAAGGCGGCGCGGCCCGAGGCCCTGCACCACGACTGGGCTGCCTTCGCCGAGCTCCGCCGACGCCTGGAGCAGAGCGACGTCAGCCACCTCTACGGACACCATGTCTGGGCGGTCGCCAAGGAGGACAACGGCCTGTGGGCGCTGCACGCCGTCACCGGGGTCGACGGCACCGCAGAGCGGTCGGTGCGGGTGCGGGCCCGGACGGTCCTGCTCGCGACGGGGGCGTACGAACGCCAACTGCCCTTTCCCGGCTGGACCTTGCCGGGTGTCGTGGGTGCCGGGGGAGCGCAGGCCATGCTCAAGTCCGGCCTGGTGCTGCCCGGTAGGCGCGTGGTCGTGGCGGGCAGCGGGCCCCTGCTGCTCGCGGTCGCCTCCTCGCTGGCCGCCGCCGGCGCGCAGGTCCCGGCCGTGATCGAGGCGTCCGGCTATCTGGGATACGCCCGCCGTCCCCGCGCGCTCGCGGCCAACCCGCAGAAACTGGTCGAGGCGGCGGTCCACGGTGCCGCTCTGCTGCGGCACCGGGTACGGCTGCGCACCCGCAGCGCGGTCACCGAGGTGCACGGCACCGACCGGGTGGAGGCCGTCACCGTCACCCGGCTCGACCGCGACTGGCGGCCCGTACGGGGGGCGGGCCGGCGGATCGAGTGCGACGCGCTCGCTGTGGGACACGGCCTTGCCCCGCAGATCGAGCTGGCCACCACACTCGGCTGCGCCACCCGCCCCTTGGCTGACGGGACATCCGCCCTGGCCCTGGACGGCCTTCAGGAAACCTCGGTGCCTGGCCTGTGGGCGGCGGGGGAGACCGGGGGAGTCGGTGGCGCGCAGCTGGCCCGCGCGGAAGGGGAACTGGCCGGGCTCGCGTCAGCCGCCAGACTGTACGGGTACCACGTCCGCGAGGGGCGCGTGCGCGAGCTGCAACGCCGCCGGGACCGGCTGCGCGCCTTCGCCGACGCGATGACCGTCGCCCATGCCCCGGGACCGGGCTGGACGGGCTGGCTGACCGACGACACGGACGTGTGCCGCTGTGAGGAAGTATCCGCCGGAAGCATCCGTGAAGCCATCGCCGACCTCGGGGCCCGCGACGCACGCACCGTCAAACTCCTGACCCGGGCGGGCATGGGCTGGTGCCAGGGGCGTATGTGCGGGACGGCTGTAGCTTGCCTGGCAGCCCGCGAGGGCGCCGTGGAATCATCCGCCGAACGCCGTCCGTTCGCCGTGCCTGTTCCGCTCTCGGTACTCGCCTCGCTCGACGAGCCCGCCGGGATCGAGCCCGATACCGCCCCGGGGGTTGACCGCTGA
- a CDS encoding dihydrodipicolinate synthase family protein — translation MTATNWNSTRPWRGIMVATALPLRDDLSVDYDAYAEHVAWLIENGCDGVVPNGSLGEYQTLTDEERARVVLTAVEAAGDGARVMPGVAAYGSAEARGWAEQAAEAGCGSVLLLPANAYRADEQAVRAHYAEAAKAGVPVVAYNNPIDTKVDLTPGLLSKLHGDGHIVAVKEFTGDVRRAYEIAELAPELDLLIGADDVLLELAVAGAVGWIAGYPNAFPASCAELYNAAVTGDLDTAVPLYKSLHSLLRWDSKTEFVQSIKLSMDIVGRRGGPTRPPRFPLTGEIEAGVRAATEKAVADGHH, via the coding sequence ATGACCGCCACCAACTGGAACAGCACCCGTCCCTGGCGCGGGATCATGGTCGCCACCGCGCTGCCCCTGCGAGACGACCTGTCCGTCGACTACGACGCGTACGCCGAGCATGTCGCCTGGCTGATCGAGAACGGCTGCGACGGCGTCGTGCCGAACGGTTCGCTCGGCGAGTACCAGACCCTCACCGACGAGGAGCGGGCCCGCGTGGTCCTTACCGCCGTTGAGGCGGCGGGCGACGGGGCCCGGGTCATGCCCGGTGTCGCCGCCTACGGCAGCGCCGAGGCCCGCGGCTGGGCGGAGCAGGCGGCCGAAGCCGGCTGTGGCTCGGTCCTCCTGCTGCCCGCGAACGCCTACCGGGCCGACGAGCAGGCCGTCCGCGCCCACTATGCCGAGGCCGCCAAGGCGGGGGTGCCGGTCGTCGCGTACAACAATCCCATCGACACCAAGGTGGATCTGACGCCCGGGCTGCTGTCCAAGCTGCACGGCGACGGGCACATCGTCGCGGTCAAGGAGTTCACCGGTGATGTACGGCGCGCGTACGAGATCGCCGAACTCGCCCCGGAACTCGACCTGCTGATCGGTGCGGACGACGTCCTGCTCGAACTCGCCGTGGCCGGTGCGGTCGGCTGGATCGCCGGCTACCCCAACGCCTTCCCCGCCAGTTGCGCCGAGCTGTACAACGCCGCTGTCACCGGTGACCTGGACACCGCCGTGCCGCTCTACAAGTCCCTGCACTCGCTGCTGCGCTGGGATTCGAAGACGGAGTTCGTCCAGTCCATCAAGCTGTCCATGGACATCGTCGGCCGCCGCGGTGGCCCCACTCGCCCGCCGCGCTTCCCTCTCACAGGGGAGATCGAGGCCGGAGTCCGGGCCGCCACCGAGAAGGCCGTCGCCGACGGTCACCACTGA
- a CDS encoding aldehyde dehydrogenase family protein, whose product MTSLVSHNPADPTDVLVSIPTPGGFKVVDAVERARAAQPGWLIGGAAARSAALTAVATGIEAAADELAGLAVREVGKPLAEARAEVARTAAIWRYYAQAPYEPTGAVHEPAAGPGLLLTRRRPHGVAGLITPWNFPFAIPSWKAAPALAVGNAVVLKPAPEATACAQRLAEIVEQSLPAGVFTVLPGGANEGNALVAAADVVSFTGSTTVGRAVARAATARGIPVQAEMGGLNAALVLPDADIERAAVHIAAAIAGYAGQKCTATSRVIAVGAALDPLREALSEALRTVPVGDPADPSIVCGPLINEHARDQVSSAWGGLSVLAGGTVPDLPGWYAAPTLVEKVSPGHRLLREEVFGPIAALLPADDLAHAVRITNSVPYGLVTSVHTADLDTALNGLDQLDTGMTRINAPSTGVDFHLPFGGAKASSHGPREQGHAALEFYTSSRTYTLSPVKTT is encoded by the coding sequence ATGACCAGCCTCGTCTCCCACAACCCGGCCGACCCCACCGACGTACTCGTCAGCATCCCGACTCCCGGTGGGTTCAAGGTGGTTGATGCCGTCGAGCGGGCCCGCGCCGCCCAACCCGGCTGGCTGATCGGTGGTGCGGCCGCCCGTTCGGCGGCGCTCACCGCGGTCGCCACCGGCATCGAGGCCGCCGCGGACGAGCTTGCCGGACTCGCCGTGCGCGAGGTGGGCAAGCCGCTCGCCGAGGCCCGGGCCGAGGTCGCGCGGACTGCCGCGATCTGGCGTTATTACGCCCAGGCCCCGTACGAACCCACCGGCGCCGTCCACGAACCCGCCGCCGGCCCCGGACTCCTCCTCACCCGCCGGCGCCCGCACGGCGTCGCGGGCCTCATCACACCCTGGAACTTCCCCTTCGCCATCCCGAGCTGGAAGGCTGCCCCGGCACTCGCCGTGGGCAACGCGGTCGTCCTCAAGCCCGCTCCGGAAGCGACAGCATGTGCCCAGCGCCTGGCCGAGATCGTCGAACAGAGCCTGCCGGCCGGGGTGTTCACCGTGCTTCCCGGCGGGGCGAACGAGGGCAACGCCCTCGTCGCCGCCGCCGACGTCGTCTCCTTCACCGGCTCGACAACCGTCGGCCGGGCAGTCGCACGTGCCGCCACGGCCCGCGGCATCCCGGTCCAGGCGGAGATGGGCGGCCTGAACGCGGCCCTCGTCCTTCCGGACGCCGACATCGAGCGGGCCGCGGTCCACATCGCCGCCGCGATCGCCGGATACGCGGGCCAGAAATGCACCGCCACCAGCCGCGTGATCGCGGTCGGTGCGGCCCTCGATCCCCTGCGCGAGGCACTCTCCGAGGCGCTGCGGACCGTCCCGGTCGGCGACCCGGCCGACCCGTCCATCGTGTGCGGACCCCTCATCAACGAACATGCTCGCGATCAGGTCAGCAGTGCCTGGGGCGGGCTCTCGGTACTCGCGGGTGGAACCGTGCCCGACCTTCCCGGCTGGTACGCGGCCCCGACCCTGGTAGAGAAGGTGTCCCCGGGCCACCGGCTGCTGCGCGAGGAGGTCTTCGGGCCCATCGCGGCCCTGCTGCCCGCCGACGACCTCGCCCACGCGGTACGGATCACCAACTCGGTCCCGTACGGCCTGGTCACCTCGGTCCACACCGCGGACCTGGACACGGCCCTCAACGGACTGGATCAGCTCGACACCGGGATGACCCGGATCAACGCCCCGTCCACCGGCGTGGACTTCCACCTGCCTTTCGGCGGCGCCAAGGCATCGAGCCACGGGCCGCGCGAACAGGGTCACGCGGCCTTGGAGTTCTACACCTCGAGCCGCACGTACACCCTGTCACCTGTGAAAACAACGTGA